The nucleotide sequence GCAACTCTGTATATGTCTAGTTTGAGGAAAATAAGTCAGGTCCAAACCACACCAGGTGTTTTACTGCTAGATATTTTATCTTTATGGGTAGAGTACCAGGCAAGGGTGCTCATAAATCACTTGCAGTAGTTTCTATTATTTCAAAAGAGATGGAATCTACCAGAAATTATTTGGATTGACAGCATTTATGCAAAGCCACAAGGAAATTCCATTCAAGATCAGAACACGAGAGTTTTCAGTTCCTGCCAGGGATTGCAATTGCTGTTGAAACACTTTATTTCCAGACTGCAACCCACAGCCCTGCATGAGGTCATTCTTCCTTGTGTCAAGACATGTTGCATTGTTGGGCAGCTTACTGTATGTCCTGGGAACAGGTATTTTGCCTGTAAGTCAGCAAAATTCACATGCATGTCTGTAACTTTGGAGacatgaaataaatttaaaaaaacccaaaaaacataAGGGCATAAAAACCAAGATTGTTCATGAGCTTTTAGCTATGTACAGCTCCAGTTGACCCAGTTAATTGTATTTGCATCTCTTTTTACTTTTCTGGGGTACTCAGTACACTTCCAGCACTACCCAGTAATGTAATACCACTGCCTGTTGATGTGAAAATCACAGCATGATTTCTAAAAATAGCTAAattgattattatttttgctctttcttaTTTGACATATGCTATGACAGAGTTGTGGCCACAGTCCAGCTTCAGGAATAAAACAGCTTGTGCTCCCTTTGAAATTCCAGAGAGCAAAGGAAGAGATGGGGAAAGTCAAACACTCTTCTAGGCCTAATTGGAGAGTCTAAATACTCTTCAATTAGGGCTAGAAGTTACTGGCCAAATTTCTGAAACCCACCACTTTCTGGAAAGCATTACATTTCTATACCACAGCCCAGGACAGCTAGTGAGGGCTTGtgagctgtgccagtgctgggggAGGTACTCTCACCTCTCCCTCCTGAGGTTAGATGGAGATGTGAGTTTGAACCCTTCAGTCTAAAGGAAACACTTCAGCAACGTTTCAGTCCTCAGTAGTGTCCTCCACCCTTTGAAAATTATAGTTAAACcccaaaataacaaatattCAGGCTTTTCCTGTCAGTGTTGCTGGGCTTGGCTACTGCTGAGAATTTTACCCAATGTTCAAATTGGTTTTGCAGCACTGACAGCTTACCAAAATAAGCTGAAATAATGTATCCAAACTTTCGATTAATTGAAGTATATCTGCCACGGGAATTTTCCAGGAATTTATCaagataaatataaaattaatttagttaaTCCAAGCAGCCTTTCTGATATAGAAAATGCTCAAGAAACATCAGGCAGCCCTTATTCTTCAAGCATTCTTCAAGACAAATACACCTCAAGCATGATCCAGGTGAATTTGATTTTGCTTCAGATTTGCAGATTGTGATATCTTATTTCTAACATTCACCTTTCTTCATTGGTTAGTaagcatgtaaaaaaaaaagtaacactTCTTCCTATCTTTCTAACAGATCCATATAAAACAATGcattttctgctgccttttaaTCATGTTTAATAGCTGGCTACTCTTCAATGGTGGATTCGATAATTCACCTTTTGTGAATGACACTGCAAAATACCagaactgtttaaaaaaaaaaaaaaaaaaaagagagagctaGAGTTGGCTTGCTAAGGGGGTAAATTAAGCTGATGAATTGTGTGTGAAGCAGGTGATGTCACAAGACCATTTGGGCCGAGGACATACAGCTGTACAGGTCTGTCTTCCAGAGGCTGTGAAGTGCTCCCTTTGCTTGGTGATTAGCTGGTAGGATGTCCTCGACTGCCAAAACCTTTGCTAAACAGGGCTTCCCTACACAGTGATAAAGGGGTTAGATAGGTTTTGGGATGAGATCCAAGAGAGTACTTAGGTACGTGATAGGATTTAAACAGATGTCAGACACCTACTCAGTTCAGAGCTGTAATAAAGGAAACCCCCATCCAGCTGCCACCCAGCCCTCCAGGCACTTAAATTCACTGGGTGCTTTCCACTATCACCTGCAAATTCATCCACATCTCCTCTCTCTGGTGTCACTGGAGGGATCAGAGGGGTGGACAAGGGGTGTCTCCACATAACCCCACATAATTTCCATATCAACCCCACCTCGGTACTGCGAAGAACAGGGGAAATACCAGAAGGAGAAAGCGTGGGTGGCGCTTTGGCAAGTCAGGCTCTCCCTTCAGAGGAAGCCCCAGCACGACTTTAATCTTTACAATAAGCAGTGGATAAACACAAAACCAAGCTTGGAATCAAGGTTATCCCTCTTGGCTGTGAGGAGGTAAACTGAGTTATGCAGCATTCACCTTTCATCTCTAATTCCTGTGAAATAATACACAGTAAATGCAGTTCCAGGTTATCAGTGTCATGTGTCTGTGAACAAGTGAAGAAGTTACTCTCATTAGTGCTGCTGTTCTTCCTTACAGTGAGCAAGAAAAAAGATGTTTCTGGTCATCACTTCTCACCTCTGCTGGCTGTGGACTACaccttccagctctgtgccataATCACCTGTGTCTTTAGGAGCAACCCCCTTAGGTCTCTGACCCCCAAGGACAGCTGAACCTGCCTCCCACCCAACAGCACAACTGGGTGATATAATTATCTATTTAATTAGcaggttttttcctttacacatctaaatatttttgttttgtttttttttctctttcacaacAGGACATAGAGCAGAGCTGACTGAATTGGCTGCCTAGACAGTTCTTGTTCCTGAAGCTGTTCAGGCCACTGGAAACCAGGGAGTTGGATGAGGTGTTAAAACCTTTCCTTGAAATCAATTTTAGTTTTCACCTACCATAGTGTTACTGCTAAGAATATCTTCCCCCAATGTGCCTTAATTCTTTTCTGATCCAAACTAATTCTGTCTCATCATCTAATGAATTTATCTTCTGTCAGCCTCTTCTCCTGAAAGTATCCCTTTAAACATAGATAACTATAAGGGATGCCAAAATAAACTTGAGTCCTTAACCCAGGTTTTGAAACATTTGCTGATTATCCTGCTTTTTGCTACATGTATTCTGTGTCAATACAAACTCCTATTTTCATTATTCCTCCCTGTGGGATCAGAGTTCAGTTCAGCCCCCTTTGGACAGCAGTGGTGTGGGAGACACAAGTGTTCTGGCTCACAGGACAAGCTTTATCTGCTCTGGGGAAACTTTGCAGGAACTGGTGAACTAGTTAAATTTTTACCAGATAAGAAACTGAAAACTGAGTAACTGAATGTGGTAATTTTTTATGATAGCCTCCGTTGGAtgttttcaaacttttttttttttattattattatcttcaACTGAACACACAGTATGCCTACCTGggcaatattttaattaaaccCAAGCCATCATCCTAAATAACAGCACTGAATTGTTCCTCCTGTGTCACCCACATCTGGCTAAAAGCTGCAAGAGTCATTCCAGGTTCACTGTTGTATCCTTTAGCCCCAGGGACATACAGGAAGTTTTACCTGGGCCACAGGAATTCACcagttgcttttctttccagactTTTCACATATGCTAGGTGGCATCAAAGGATTCTTTCTCGAGGCCATTGTCATACTTTATATGGTGTCATCGTTGTTTAATATTTCCTAAATTTCCCAGATGTTCCAAAGACATCACTGAGATGGCTCACTGGCCTGAAATGCGCATCATGTAAATTATAACAAGGGGATGGTGGTGTAAAATAGTGGGAGAAATTAGATTAACCAGGACTCCACTGTGGTTTTGCTAATGTAGAAAAGCTGCACCATGCTACTCTGGATTGTTAGGAGAAGAAAGTCAAATAGCATGACTGCCACGAACTGAGAGTCCTGTTGGGTTGGGAGCCATCAGGGTGTAAAACCTTCCTGCTTTACTGATCTTACTGTCCCAAGCATCTCTGATTCATGGGCTCATACACAAATAAATGGCTACCTAACATCCAAaacatgaggaaaataaaaagactcTTGGATTTGTTAAGACAGAACATTCGAGGGagctctccctctcctcctctaAGTAATAAAATCTTTTCTGCAGTCAGCAGCAGAAACTGGAAATGGTTTCAAACCACATGACCTTCAATTTGAGCCACTGAAATTATCTCAGAACCAGGAATTATGTATCCAATGTGGAGGTCTGCTGCCAGGAGATCTGGCTGCTGTGTGAAATGGGACCTGATGATGCAAAATGGCAGCGCAGAAACCATCTAGGTAGTATTGCAGTGCTTTTAAGGAGTTACACCCTCCCTAAGGGCCCAGCCCAAGCCTGCTTGGAATCAACAGGGATTTGCTGAGTGACAGCGAGGAGCTTTGAATCTGGCTCTGAAATATCTGCAAGCTTGCAGAAAGGGCCATCGTGATGTTCACAGCACTAGTGGGTGTGGGGAGGCTGAAGTGGAAATTTTGGCATTGATGGGtgtcccagcagctcaggcCAGTGGTGACAAGGTGCAGGGAGCGGCGCTCCTGTCCGTACGCCTCTTGCCAGGGATGAAACAGGGTGCTTACTGGGCCCTTGCTGGGACTTGATGGCTGAGTCAGGGCTCTGCAAGAACCTCTCCCTGTCTTTCCCTCCCACGGACCCACCTGTCCATTGCTTTGCGTGTCAGTCACAGCATTGGGTGCTTCTTTCTCAATTGGTTAGAACGTAGTGCTAACAACATCAAGGTGGCATGTTTGATCCCCATATGGGCCATTCACGTAAGAGTTGAACTTCATGGTCCTtgtggtctcttccaactcGGAATATTCTGTAATATCTCCATCACTGATATCAGACCTACACAGTGGGATCAAGCGCACCCTCAACAAGTTTTCAAATTACGTACCTGAGGGACCCGGACAAGCTCAAGGAGTGGGCCCGTGGGAAACTCATGAGGTTCAACAAAACCAaatgcaaggtgctgcaccagGGTCAGAGCAACCCTAAGTATCAACAGGATGAAGGGattgagagcagctctgctgagaaaGACTTGGTTATGCTgctgggtgagaggctggacacgAGCTGTCAGtgtgcactcccagcccagaaagccaaacgtgtcctgggctgcatccagagcagtgtgggtagcagggcagggaggggattctgtccctctgttcTCCTCAGACCCCacttgcagtgctgcatccagcactAAAATTTTCAGAACAGCAAAGGTATGGACTTCTTGGAGTGGGTCCAGTGAAGAGCCAGAAAAATTATGAGAAGAATGGAAGGTCTCTCCTGTGAtgacaggctgagagaattaaggttgttcagcctgaagaagggAAGGCTCCAAGGAGActttttgcagtttttattatttaaaagggACTTACAAGAAAGATGGTGACAAAGTTTTCATCAGGCCCTGCTACACTAGGACAAGGGTAATAGTTTTAAACTAAAGAAGGGGCAGATTCAGACTAGAGAGAAATAAGGATGACATTTTTTACAACGaaggtggtgaaacactggaacaggttgctcagagagaTGGTAGATGCCCCATCACTAGAGAGATTCAGGGTCATGTTGGATGGGACCCTGAGCAACCTGAACTAGATGAAGATACCTGTGGTCATTGCAAGGGGGTTGTACTAGATGACCTctcaaggtctcttccaacccatactattttatgattctatgaaatagaTTTGCTTCACAGGATTGTAATACAGCTTTGGCTCCATAAGGGAAATACAGATAACAGTGGCAAGAGAAAAACATATCAGGCAGTTATGAGCAGAGGTCTGCCTCGTGCTGGCTATGGCAGTGCTTCCCAGCATGCTCTTGCAGGGCAAGAGTGGGTGAGGCACTGGGCTGACACAACACACACCACGAAAAGGGCTGGGGAGCCAAAGTGACTCTAACCTGGCAGCAAAGAGCTCATGGCTGCAGCACCTGGCATAGGGGAAGGGAGCCTGACTGTACAAAAGGAAGAGAGTGGGTTCAGACCATCCCACAGCTGGTCTCACTTTTAGATCTTTGGCATGCAGGGCTGCTGGGCCGGCCTAGGTCAATAGAAAAACAGAGTCAAAGTCGCAATAGGGATGGGctgagaggaagagagaaggatGGAGAAGGGTTTGCAGTGGTGCTGGAGTCAAGGGCCATTGTGCCTTGCAGGAATAGAGGccagcagccagtgctgctgcacttgTAGGCAGTCAGAGCTCCTGCCTATTTGAAAGGACAGCAAGACAAGAAGGTGGGAGGAGATGCAGGGAATTTGCAGAGCTTTTCCAGAGGCTCTGATTAATCGTTTGGCACCAAAACCAATTTAAGCAATCTCTGCCCCAGGCATAACAAAGGAGAAGTCACAGGGTGGGGAACtgcagcagggatgggcagagacGATTGAGCCAGCTGCCATCAGAGAAAACTGGCTGAACTACCATGGGAGGACAGTGGTGCAAGTACAGTACAAACCGGTCACCAGTAGGTCAGAGATTTAGAGGGCTAGGGAGACCCTCTCCCGGAGGGATGGCTGCAGGCCAGGAGTAAGGGCAAGCAAGCACAGAGAACATCTCAGGTGGTTGTGCTTTGCAgttcagagcagccccagcctgttTGGGAAGGCATAGGAAGTTGGAAACCAAGAAAAGCAGCTCCGCTTTTCCCTGCAGAAAGGGTTAACTGGGACCCTATTaaacacagctgctgcttctgctgaggCCACAGAACGCAGCAGGCAGGGGGAAGCTGACTTGGAGAAAGCTGTCATTTCATCATGATGCCATCTACTAGGAATAATTTAAAGAGGATACTGAAACTATCAGGGACTTTACCTTGGCAGTGACAGAAGTTAGGGACACTTAAGGAGGAGAGTGTTTCATAATGAGGGTTGTACATAGAatgagaagaaatatttcagccAAATGTCAGTCACAACTGGTCTTGCTTGCTGAGATGATCAAGAGCTTAGTGCTAGTGAAGCCTTGgatcagctccagctccttgaTTTACAGCTGCCCTGGTGCAGATTGAACAGGGACTGGCACATTTGTTCCCAACCCATTTGGCTGCCAGGACACCGCAGCAACAGGGCAATGTTGCCAGCCTGCACCTTACCAGGTCCTGCTACCACACAGGAAATGTCCAGCCAACCCAAATCCATTTACAGCATGGCCACACACAGAGTTGTGCTGGCTGACAAAGGACAGCAGGCaacaatttcttcactgaagctTTGCCTACTTAcccaattaaaagaaaaacaataatgGAATTGAtgttctagaaaaaaaattaagtgctGGAATAGATCTCTGTTTGGAAACTTgtaagcagaaaaagaaaaaccacagagaGTTATCATCATATCCCCACTCAGGGTTTCGCAGGCCCACATTTTATCACAGACTAAGAAAAACTACCCCTCCCCCATTTGAGAAAAATGTATCTACTTCAAGGTGTTTCACAGCGTTATCAGCATTCAGCATAGAGCTGTTTCAAATGTATCACTAAGGAGGTAAGACAAAGTTAAGCATAATTATTGATTTCCATTCATATTCATTATATAGTATGCAATCCACACATGTTCCAGAGGAAAGACAagccttaagtcgttccatgaAACACAGTCCTGGAAGAGAAATAGCTGTACTTCCACACCCTGGAACCACCACTCTGCCTGTGCCCCTGGGCAGAATGGGGGGTGATCTAGTGAGGTGCAGCCTGAGCACCCTAAGACGACCCTAAGGGAACAGCTTTCTTCAATCTGCAGAGATAATAATATGCACTGATATACTATAGTTGTATATACTTTTTCCTCGGGCTTGCTGGTAGACACATTCAGAAGACTAGCAGCAATTTCTTTTCACAACattgattaaaaaagaaaatgtgctgTGAAGGCAGGAAAGATCAGGAGTGTGCCAGTGGAAGAGAATAGATAAATGACAGGGCTCAGCTCAGGGCCCTCATGCGGGGACAGAGCTGACTCTAggtattttctctctcctgttgCTTGTGCCTGTTCCTGTTAAGCTTTTACTAGTCACAAATAAATCAACCAACCCACCCAAGCCCTCTTACAGcatggacacacacagagctgtgccagcacctgtAAGAAGTGTGCTACAATAGCAGGAAAAGGCCACTCTGCAATCTCCTACTCTTTGTTCTACACCTTGGAGAGTAGTTCTGTTATACAAAAACAGTGAGGCTAATCCATTTTTAAGAAGACAACAAACCAACCCCCAAAACAGCTCTACTGAGGTCAGTGTATCCATAGTGGTGAGAAGGGGCCCAAAACAGGAAGAACAAGACAACACAGCTGTTTTGCACTGCACCCACCTCTTTCAGGCTCCCCTGCTTTCACAAGCACACCCCTCCCCCAGCCACACACTGCCATGCACTCATAGTTACCTGTGTATCTCCATTAGAGATGTATGTCCAAGTGTGTCTATGGGCAACAGAATTCAGCATCAGTGCCCTGGATGGGAATGATGGGTGTCTAGGGGTTATGTGCATTTTAGATGTAAAGCCTCTACTTGAAAAAGTTTTTTCTAAGTTCCTACTTAAAATCTTGCCTAGCATTCACATATAGACTCCCACTTCATCAAGAAAGGTAAAAGTGTTTGCCTTTTATTCAGAAGACTTGCTCCATTTCCAATAATACTTTTCCACATCCTTGAAACCAGACAGGCTCTAGTCTCGTAACAGCACCATCAGTCTACtaccaaaaaagcaaacaaatcaaaacaaaaaaaaaagttccatgATGTTATACAGTATAAAGAAACAAATACAGCAAATACATTAGAGAAATCAACATCTACATAAACATATATAAGTGGCTATAAAACTGGCAGTATGCAATTAAGGGATTGGTAAGATTACCCGCTCTGCTGGACATTTAAACAAGTCTACATAGGCTGTAACTATATTCTTGTGCTGTTTTTAGGCAAGTTTGCACTCAGACTCTAGCTCACTTATCCACACTGGTGAGCTTTCATACAATTCCCCTACAGCCAGCAGCATGTATGCAAGTGTCTCAAGCTACCTGCCCAGACTCAAGCAGCACTTGCAAAGCTGTGAAGACATCTGTAGCCTATTGCTGTCTCTTCCCTATGAATATAGTATTACAGGGTTCATCTGCATATGCCTgattaagaaataaaacacagtcaGTTGTTTACTATAACACCTTAAGGAACATGGAATCTtagattttagaaaaatattttaatcatcAGTTCACAAATAAAAACTATCACTATTACAAAACATCTTGTAATACTAGAATACCTAGCTCAAAGTTTTGTTCTTATTGCTGTTGCATTTAGTTTTCaggaactgtgtcagcatgaaGGTAGTAGTGGGCTTCTCATTTGTCATATTCAGCTTGTAAGGGTACTCATAGGAAAGTATCTTCCTCTTTAATCCTTGTGCAATTTTCACACGTTTAGGCTGCCCTGACTTTTCTCAGACATGTAAATACTCAACATCTAACACTATGCATCAAAATCTCACCCAACTTCGTTTCATACaaaaaatttcctttgcagCCTTCAAATAAAGCATTCTCTCCAAAAAGAGTGAACATGAGCATTGACACCACCTTAGCTACTTGAAAACCCTATAACTGTGTTCTGGCAGCTATCAGATATTAACTCATTCATTTCATTCTGCTTGGTTTCCTCCTTGCTCTCATGGTTGTGCTGCTGTTTTGAATTTCCAGCTTTTTTAGACCTTCTGAGAAAAAACTTTGTCAGTAAGTAACATAATTCAGCCACATTTAAAAGAATGCAAATGCTAGACACAGCAATCATGAAAATAGTGAACACTGTCTTTTCAGTAGGTCGGGAAACAAAGCAGTCTACAGTGttggggcagggccaggcatTGCACTTCATTAAGCGAGGCATTCGGAACCCATCGTACATGAAATAAAACGCGTACATGAACACTGCTTCAAAGATCAGTCTGAAAAAGATGCTGCTGGTGTACGTCCACCACAAGGAGCCCTCAATACGAAACCTCTGTTTCCTGATTTCTTCAATGTCCTTGAATTCACATTTCTGGTCTCCTTTTCTGAACTGCCTTTTCTTCTCGTGCCTCCTGTAAGCCACATGCATGGCCACCAGCAGCGCAGGTGTGGAGACAAAGATCAGCTGCAGGGCCCAGAGTCTGATATGAGAGATGGGGAAAAAGTGATCATAGCAAACATTTCTGCAGCCAGGCTGAAGTGTGTTGCAGACAAAGTCATCTTGTTCATCTCCCCAGACTCTCTCTGCAGCCACAACCAGGATCATGATACGGAAGATGAAGAGGACTGTGAGCCATATCTTCCCGATACTGGTGGAGTGTTTATTTACACCTCCCAAAATAGTATGCAGAGCTCCCCAATCCATTGTCTTGTTTCAATCCTCTGCCCTGAAACAAGACAAGTAAACAAAACTAAGATTAATCAAGACAGGAAACAAATACCAGCAAgcatgtaatttaaaataaaggcaGTATCATAACTGTAGCACATGCACTGGCTGTGGTAACGTTTTGTAGACACAATGGGCTTACCTACAACTAGTCATAAATGAGAACCTAATCACTTATCAGCAGGTAATATTTCATACTGGATTACCCACATGGCACCACATTCATTTGACCCCCAGGTGCATTTGCCAATGTTGCATTAAGtaagaaagacaggaaaatgaTGAACACAGCCTTAAATGAAGATACAATTTCTAGCATCTTGATAACAGTAACAAAATAATATATCAGCCAAAAGTAAGGtagatataattttaaaaactaatgtTAGATAGATAGAATTCCTATGTAACTCAAGGCCAATTGGCCTTGAGTGCAAATAATGATTTATCTTAAGAGTGCAAATAATGATTTGAGTACACTCCAGCAATAAAGACAGACCTTGAATAACTGCTGCTGATACTCTGCACCTTCCATGAGAAGGTCTAAATAACATCCGTTCTCCGGTTTGTGACTGCATTCTTAGTCAAAGAGAACTCCACATTAACTTGAAGCAATGAAGGTAAAATCTTGGTCATTACTCATCTCAAGTTGGACATTTAAAATCAGTGTTTAAGATTAATAccaaaattgcttttctttccactaACTACAAAAAGGTAACTGGATAAAGACTCCTTCATTGTGAATGCCTGTcaggttggggtttttccctgctcacccccccccccccccccccccccccaccataACACAGACTTCATGAGTCCTACATTAGGGGAGCTATTTCAGAGTCTGGGAGAGTGCTACAGTCAACATTTGAAGAGTTTATGCAGGCCAGCAGTAGGTCAGAGACTTTTCAACAGAAGCATATTGTTTCCAGCAGGTGAGTTTCAAAGTACTACAACTAATGAATTAAGGATTTCACCTTTTGGTCTCCTCACGAACTCCACTATTGTCTGGGTTTTCCCAGCTTCCACAAACAGCTTTTCACAGAGAGCATTCAGAGGCATTTCAGCCCATCTCCCCCAACCCCTCCACTTCAGATGGATTTGCACAAAGTTAGATTGCAAGCTACTGTGTATTTGAGAAACAGGCATTTCTTGTGCCTGTCAGCCAGGACCATCTAAGAGTGTTCACAGATCTCTTGGCTACAAAATTGCTTTGCATCCAGAGCCCATATCTCTTTCACATTTACAGCACCAACAAGCAAATTCATATTTTCAAAGTTGCTTTAAAGAGCAGCTACTGGCAAAGAGGTCATTATATCAATCACAAGATTTTCCTGACCCTGAGCTGGATCACACTGCATGATAAAGAAAAGGATGACACTATTTTGTAGTTGTCTTCCTCATCACACCCCCATTCTGAGTAATGTCAAAAGTCTTCCTGGTTTACAGTGAGTTACATAATTAGTAGGCCACATAGTCTGAGTATCAAAGTACCCAACAGGTCAAAGAAAATTAGGACACTTAACTGTTATGCAACACTACagaatctttctttttctgtcatcTGATTGATGAAAATTCTTTCAGAATCTGCCTTGGCAATTATTGTATTGTTAAACAGAGGGACAGTTACAACTTTGTGTTCTCTCTTACTATTACATACACATGGCAACCATAGTTGTAGTAATTTTGTAAGTACTAAGTATTATGACTAGAAATACTTATGAAcatgtgaaaataaatcctGTAGAAGACTGGCACCACACAAACTGCAGTATTACACACATATCCACCTATCCTGTAACTCCACCAGAGTCCTTACTTTCTTCCCAGTCATTCCATCATCATCTACCTGCTTATCAACCAACTTCTTAGAGTGAAAAGGCTGTGAAGTTAAACTTTTATCTGCTCCTCATAAGCTCCATTTCTTACCTTCAAATCTCCCTGAAGACCAATAGCGCTGCCATCTTGTTATAACTGCACATGGATTTGTTTCCTCCTCCCTGTGCAGAAAGATTCAAAATACAAATTCCCCGGTATGTGGTTAGCTGAAGAAGCTCCCCTACTCCTGTTTTCTCCTAAGGTCACACTACAGTTCATCTCCTGTGACTTTGTGAAGGCGCATTATAAAGTGGGTGACTGTCCATAAGTTCTTCCCAGGACTAGTacgtttggtttggtttctttaaaCCCGATCCATTTTATCAACCTGCTTAACCCACAGATCATCTGAAAAGGACAGCCTCATTTTAAACcacaaccccccccaaaaaaaccccaacaaaccaacaacaaaacaaaaaccccagctGCAAACTGCAAAGCATGGATAAGAATGAGCAGTCAGTGGGAAAGAGGGGTTGGCAAAGCTTAATGCTGAAGATAATACACACTCCATCTGACTTACTCCATCTTCTCTCAGAGTATATTGTACTTGTTAAGCCACAAAACTGTGCTTCAATCCCAGCAAAGACATGCTATATCTGTATCAAGAAAGAAGAAGCCACCACACTTGGAAGAGGCAGTCTTTTGCCCAGTTTCCTGGTGACATCTCCTCTCCTTTACAAAAAAGCTTTTGTCTTTCATATCTGCCCAAACACTCTTCCCTTCACCCTTCCCAAGTACCTTACCAAATCTTCCAGCTATCtcttcagctcctcctgccatgATCCACTGTTCTTCCCACTGCTTGCTGAGCAAGTCACCAACCTTTGCCCCTCCTCACTCACAGCCTCTCAGGCTGGTTTTGATGTTGAAGAGTCGTATGACTTCTGGACTACTTGAGTGCTACAGGCA is from Cinclus cinclus chromosome 2, bCinCin1.1, whole genome shotgun sequence and encodes:
- the LOC134057676 gene encoding gap junction beta-6 protein produces the protein MDWGALHTILGGVNKHSTSIGKIWLTVLFIFRIMILVVAAERVWGDEQDDFVCNTLQPGCRNVCYDHFFPISHIRLWALQLIFVSTPALLVAMHVAYRRHEKKRQFRKGDQKCEFKDIEEIRKQRFRIEGSLWWTYTSSIFFRLIFEAVFMYAFYFMYDGFRMPRLMKCNAWPCPNTVDCFVSRPTEKTVFTIFMIAVSSICILLNVAELCYLLTKFFLRRSKKAGNSKQQHNHESKEETKQNEMNELISDSCQNTVIGFSSS